TCCAGTCGTtcccgccgccgctgctgctacaCCTGGTCCTTCTGCCAGTATGCTCCCGAAACTTGATTTGCCCTCATTCAAAGGCGACATTCTTCAATGGTCCAGCTTTTGGGACGTTTTTGAATCCGAAGTCGATTCCAAAAGCTATGGCGGCGCTACAAAATTCAACTTTCTCATCTCTAAACTCGAAGGAGAAGCAAAGGCCTCTCTTCTTGGTCTCACCTCTTCGAATGAAAACTACACCAAGGCTAAGGATATCCTTCGATTACGCTACAGCCAACCCAGGAAGGTGATCACCGCTCACTACAAGGCGCTAATCAACCTCCCAGTCGCGAATGCTACTCGTTCAAGTCTACGTGCGTTCGCCGATCAACTTGAATCCCACATCCGTGGTCTCGAAGCCCTTGGAACGGCCCCTGCCTTCTACGGGGATCTTCTCGTCTGTTTCTTAATTGATTAACTCGCCATTGATGTGCGTCGTAACCTCACACGCCATCAAGGCAATGCAGAATGGACTCTCGACGAGTTACGGAATGCCATCGCGCGAGAAATCGAGATTATGGGTGACACGTTTGAGCTTCCACCTCCTCGTCCTGCATCAAAGCAAGTTCTCTTCAATTCATCGTATCCTTCCCAAGCAACAAAGAAGCGCATTTGTCCATTTTGTTCTGGAGAGCATTCGCCGACAAGATGCTCCGAATTCAAGACACCGGAAGATCGCGCAAAAATTGTGAAGATAAAGAAGCTATGTTCCAACTGTCTTCATTCAGGACACACTAATTTGAAAGACTGCCCTAATCGTTTTCGGTGTCAACACTGCAATCAGCAGCACCACACCAGtcttcattttgaaaagaggCCGCCGGGTACTCCCCCGAAGTCTTCCTCTTCTCATACTGGATGTCTTCAAACCAAAGCAGTTTCAAAAGTTGTGGCAGCCATGGTGACTGAATCTTTaccatttgtttttcttaaaacAGCAGTTTTCCCCGTTTGCTCACATCTTACTTCTACATTTGCTAATCTACTGATCGATGATGGATCACAAATCACCTTTATCACAGCTAGACTAGTAAAATTACTCCGTCTTTATCCAATACGACGAGTATCGCTCCTTCTCTCCGGCTTCAAAGGAATTTCAGCATCCTCCATGGAACCAAGCTACTACGACGTCGTCCATTTCTGGCTCCAAGGGTTAAACGGCGTCTTAATTCAAGCTGTTGTTCTTGACTCGATTGTTGAACCTTTAGAAGACCCTCATCGAGCAATTCTCTCAACTCTGCCTCATCTACAAAATCTTGAGTTGGCTCATCCTACGTCAACAGATGATCACTTTTCCGTCGATATCTTGATTGGAGCTGATTCGTATTGGTCCATCGTTCGCGATGAAAACATTCATGGCAACGGCCCTACAGCTGTCAACAGTTTTATCGGATATCTCGTTTCTGGTCCACTTCAGGATTACCATCCATCGACTCAACGATCCTGGTTACGGCACCAAATGTCGGGAAATTAACGACTTTGTTGTGTCTTTGTATTAAACAGACAAATACAATGGAGAATTGAACGGGAAAGAAACTGAGAGTttagacgagagagaaaatgcgGAGCTAACGACCAGTCGATTAGAGAGCAGGACGCGAACTGGGGCTTCTAGAACAAAGAAAGGGGGTTCTAGCAATTAGGGGGTGAGAGAGGGTGACAAaaaatgagggggggggggttacaaCGTTGCAATATAAATTTGGGAGGGAAATAATATTTCCGACATACTCCCGGCCCGGAAGCTTTCTTCTACTCTTCTGCCATATTCCGGATCCGTTTTTCGGCGGCGATGGCCGCTTTCCGACGAGGTCTCGTTGGTACAGAAGAGGCGGGATTGGGAAGAACTTGAGCGCTTGGAGAAGAATCAATTGGCGCAGTCACTTCCAGCGGATACAGATTTGAGACCGGACggtttgtttttccttcctcGGTGCGGATGTTGGCTGCTCGGATTTCTCCATCCGGGCTGATGATGAGGCTTTCTATGTTATGTTATGTTATGTttcaatttatatagcgcCTTTTCCACTCGTTTCCAAGTGCTCAAAGGCGCTTTTTCCAGTTTATCAAGATGTGATACACATCACAGTATGTTTAACGTCATGtttcttgaaagcaatcaagaaacTGTGTTGGCGTGCAGCCGCTATAGGGCGCTTCTAACAATttttatgacgggttcagcagggatttgaacccaggGCCTCATTACCTTTTTGATTGAAGCTTTGATGCTCTAGACCATTCACCCATGCATCCCCTTATCCCCCTATCACAGCCAGTTTCCAATGGATTCGGGGTCCTTCGTTATGAACTAGAACCACGTCACCGACCTTGATGCTGGGCTTGAATTTCTCCTTGCATGTGATGTGTCGTTCCCGGAGGCTGGTCAAGTAGTCCTTTTGCCAACGGGACCAGAAAGCTTTGAGGATTCGTTGTCTTCGGCTGAACATGTCAAGGAGGTGGGAAGGCTTCTCACCGAAGGTGGGATCAAGCAGCTCCTCTTCAACGGCTGGGTTGTGCGGGAGTGGAGTCAAGCGATCACCATACATCAGATGAGACGGTGTAGGAGCTTGTGGGTCGTTCAAATCTGACGACACATACGTGATCGGACGATCGTTCAGGATGGCCTCGATCTCTGTGACGATAGTCCGGAACTCAGCGAATTTGAGTTTGGTACGACCGAACATTTTCTTGAGAGCTTCCTTGGTCAGGCCGACAAGTCGTTCCCAAAAGCCCCCATACCAAGGGGCACGCTTCGGAATAAAACGCCATTCGATTTGACAGTCGGAAAGATAATTGGTAACTTCCGAACTGTTGAAAATGGACTTGAGGGCACGAGCGGCACATTCGAAGGTTGTGGCATTGTCCGAGAGAACCATTGTTGGGGTAAAGTGGTGGGAGATGAAACTTCTGAAGGCTAGTATAAAACTAGCTGCCGTGAGGTCTTCTACTAACTCCAGGTGGATGGCACGAGATGTAGTGCACGTAAAGAGGCAAATGTAAGCCTTTAAATCTGGTTGGCTAGATGGACCACGGACTG
The sequence above is drawn from the Daphnia pulicaria isolate SC F1-1A chromosome 1, SC_F0-13Bv2, whole genome shotgun sequence genome and encodes:
- the LOC124350050 gene encoding uncharacterized protein LOC124350050, producing MAEARLTASRGGNRAAATRLINRINTIVADVAITRAQKIHELQDKIESLEEKIATIANIDNAIQDELDPEDVQAEIEAADTNNQTYRDARAGFTFQLKTLQDEEAAANAILALATAPVVPAAAAATPGPSASMLPKLDLPSFKGDILQWSSFWDVFESEVDSKSYGGATKFNFLISKLEGEAKASLLGLTSSNENYTKAKDILRLRYSQPRKVITAHYKALINLPVANATRSSLRAFADQLESHIRGLEALGTAPAFYGDLLVCFLID